Below is a genomic region from candidate division SR1 bacterium Aalborg_AAW-1.
TTTTATAGAGAGTTACTATTTCTTGATTTTTTTCTAGTCATCCTTTCCAGACATAGGTATTATTGATTGCTCGAGAATTAACTGAAGCAATAAGTTTCTGATGAAAAAGATGGTCACTTACTTTGTCTGCATTATGTTGATCTGTATGAGTTACATAGATAAGAATGATGTCCATGATGAAAGGGTAACAGGAGTAAAAGAGGAA
It encodes:
- the cutA gene encoding Divalent-cation tolerance protein CutA, with amino-acid sequence MDIILIYVTHTDQHNADKVSDHLFHQKLIASVNSRAINNTYVWKGGLEKNQEIVTLYKTKPQNWLLVKEAIKSVHPDDTPCIIKLNGTSNHAYANWVMESVV